Proteins co-encoded in one uncultured Flavobacterium sp. genomic window:
- a CDS encoding pentapeptide repeat-containing protein translates to MDSALHQNKTFDTIDYSEQKLSDNEFINCEFTNCNFSKSDFSYIDFLDCTFTNCNLSLAILKNTGLKNIKFVGCKLMGLDFSASNSFLFSMSFQDSLLDYSTFIYKKLKKTNFIDCSLKDVDFSNTDLSLAVFKNCDLSNATFVECILEKTDFRSSRNYAFDPSENKIKRTKVSHTALAGLLEKFDLDIE, encoded by the coding sequence ATGGATTCTGCATTGCACCAAAACAAAACCTTTGATACTATTGATTACTCAGAGCAAAAATTATCAGATAATGAATTCATAAATTGTGAGTTTACCAATTGTAACTTCTCTAAAAGTGATTTTAGTTATATCGATTTTCTGGATTGCACTTTCACAAACTGTAATCTCTCACTCGCTATTCTTAAAAATACAGGGTTAAAAAACATCAAATTTGTTGGCTGCAAATTAATGGGACTTGACTTTAGCGCCAGCAATAGCTTTTTATTTTCGATGTCTTTTCAGGATTCTCTTCTTGATTATTCGACTTTTATTTACAAAAAGCTAAAGAAAACAAACTTCATTGATTGTTCCCTAAAAGATGTCGATTTCTCGAATACTGATTTGTCTTTGGCTGTATTTAAAAATTGTGATTTATCAAATGCCACTTTCGTGGAATGTATTCTGGAAAAAACTGATTTTAGAAGTTCCAGAAATTATGCTTTTGATCCTTCCGAAAATAAAATCAAAAGAACCAAAGTATCTCACACTGCACTAGCTGGTTTACTGGAGAAATTTGATTTAGATATTGAATGA